A stretch of the Taeniopygia guttata chromosome 3, bTaeGut7.mat, whole genome shotgun sequence genome encodes the following:
- the KCNK16 gene encoding LOW QUALITY PROTEIN: potassium channel subfamily K member 16 (The sequence of the model RefSeq protein was modified relative to this genomic sequence to represent the inferred CDS: substituted 1 base at 1 genomic stop codon), translated as MCLLTMHSWQITWTPLLVLGYLFYLLLGAMVFQLLEKQAETHFWYQFQLEKLKFLPNYTCLDRXALKQFVQVLMEAWGKGVNPEGNSTNLSNWDFSNYFFFAETVVTTVGYDNLSPSTVAGQIFCVFYALFGVPLNLAFLNQLGKALNAHLLTLERWMQKPGRAQVVQTLAVAIFLTTGTLLFLVFPPLVFSYVEGWSYREGFYFTFITLSTIGFGDYVVGMNPNKHYISMYRSLTAIWIVFGLAWLALVFNVGADLMERYLQLKWHKSDLSLAEGDTTKLEDEPEQPRIHIPS; from the exons ATGTGCCTCCTCACCATGCACAGCTGGCAGATCACCTGGACTCCACTGCTGGTGCTAGGGTACCTCTTTTACCTCCTCCTGGGTGCTATGGTGTTCCAGCTGTTGGAGAAGCAGgcagaaacacatttttggtaccagttccagctggaaaagctgaagTTCCTGCCGAATTACACGTGCTTGGACAGATAAGCCCTGAAGCAGTTTG TTCAGGTCCTCATGGAAGCATGGGGAAAAGGGGTCAATCCAGAAGGAAACTCTACAAATCTCAGTAACTGGGACTTCAGCAATTACTTCTTTTTTGCAGAAACTGTTGTCACCACTGTAG GTTATGATAACCTGTCCCCCAGCACAGTTGCAGGACAGATCTTCTGTGTGTTTTATGCCTTATTTGGAGTGCCCCTTAATCTGGCCTTCCTTAATCAGCTGGGGAAAGCTCTGAATGCTCATCTGCTTACCCTGGAAAGATGGATGCAAAAGCCAGGACGTGCCCAG gtagTTCAAACACTGGCAGTGGCCATCTTCCTGACCACTGGGACCTTGCTTTTTCTGGTGTTCCCACCATTAGTCTTCAGTTATGTAGAAGGCTGGAGCTACAGAGAAGGCTTTTACTTCACCTTCATCACCCTGAGCACCATTGGATTTGGGGACTATGTAGTAG GCATGAACCCCAACAAGCACTATATCTCCATGTACAGGAGCCTAACTGCGATATGGATTGTTTTTGGCTTGGCCTGGCTGGCTCTGGTCTTCAACGTGGGAGCTGACTTGATGGAAAGATATCTTCAGCTAAAGTGGCACAAGTCTGACTTAAGCTTGGCAGAAGGAGACACCACCAAATTGGAAGATGAACCTGAGCAGCCTAGAATCCATATCCCTAGCTGA